Proteins from a genomic interval of Salvelinus alpinus chromosome 7, SLU_Salpinus.1, whole genome shotgun sequence:
- the pfdn6 gene encoding prefoldin subunit 6 produces the protein MAEAIQKKLQSELEKYQQMQKDVSKSMSARQKLEAQVTENNIVKEELDLLDTQNTVYKLIGPVLVKQDLEEAKATVAKRLEYINGEIQRYETLLKDMEKKSDQHREVLSSLQQEYQRAQGLAVGKV, from the exons ATGGCAGAGGCGATTCAGAAGAAATTACAATCTGAGCTAGAAAAATACCAGCAGATGCAAAAAG ATGTTAGTAAGAGCATGTCAGCCAGGCAGAAACTGGAGGCTCAGGTGACAGAGAATAATATAGTCAAAGAG GAGTTGGACTTGTTGGACACCCAGAACACAGTTTATAAGCTTATAGGTCCAGTTCTGGTGAAGCAAGACTTGGAGGAAGCCAAAGCCACAGTGGCAAAGAGGCTAGAATACATAAATGGGGAGAT TCAAAGATATGAGACTCTACTAAAGGACATGGAGAAGAAGTCTGATCAGCACCGTGAGGTCCTGTCTAGTCTGCAGCAAGAGTACCAGAGGGCTCAGGGCCTAGCTGTGGGCAAGGTCTGA
- the mmgt1 gene encoding ER membrane protein complex subunit 5, which produces MKMASSFWKGVVCVGLFALAHAAFSAAQHRSYMRLTEKENETLPVDIVLQTLLAFVLTIYGIVHIAGEFKEMDASSELKNKTFDTLRNHPSFYMFNHRGRVLFRSPDQEASAVPNPQALPNPLRLRKLEHLH; this is translated from the exons ATGAAGATGGCTTCGTCTTTTTGGAAAGGTGTTGTATGTGTTGGTCTATTTGCCTTGGCTCATGCAGCTTTCTCCGCGGCGCAAC ATCGATCCTACATGCGTCTGACAGAAAAAGAAAATGAAACCCTACCAGTAGAT ATTGTCTTACAGACTTTGTTAGCGTTTGTTCTGACCATTTATGGTATAGTCCACATCGCGGGAGAGTTCAAAGAAATGGATGCCTCCTCAGAGCTGAAAAACAA GACATTTGACACGTTGAGGAACCACCCATCTTTCTACATGTTCAATCATCGGGGTAGGGTGCTCTTCCGCTCCCCCGACCAAGAGGCTTCCGCTGTCCCGAACCCACAGGCCCTG